CCAAGCATGTAAGTAGTTCTTACCTGTTCCCCGTTAAGAGTTTCCTGTTCCCTACTTACAAGTCAGAAGAGAACCCACAACCCACCCTTCAAAGAGTGGGATTGTTAAAATGACGTTTTCTGCCTTGCCGGAAACAATCTCAATATTATTTCTGGATTCAAAAATTCTTTAAACCCATAAATAAAGTTTTAATTGATACTCTTAGCCTTCTACCATCTGTCCACCTACGGAAGCCGCTCTACGTCTACGATCCTTAGCCTTTCTTTGTAAAAAGTTTAGGAATACTTACTAGTACGGTGGTAGGAAGATCCTAATTCTGTATTCTCCCATTTCCTGACTATCAAGTTTTCCCCTTTAAGCAAAAAGTATTGGCTAATAAAATATTTGCTAGTATAATATATCACTAATATACGAATGTTTATTTTAATTATTGCGAAAAATAAAAATAGACATATATACTGTATCTTGGTTGTCAAGATATAGTCAAAATAATAACCAGATTATGAAATAACTGATTAATATATCTCTGTGACTATTTTTAAATACCTGTTGTCGCTGCTACAACTAAGTGCAAATTCACTGTCTCGCATATTTCACGCTAAAACTGTGGCATAAACTTACATTAGTTCATCCGTGAGCAAAATTAGAGATTGTCAAAATCTCAACAACAGGTGTAAAAAAGACAGAATACAATCAACCATCAGGGATAATAAAATCCCTACCATGCTACGGACTTAGTTGTGGCAAAACATACAACAAAGAAGTCTAGTGCATACCTTTATAGGAAGGTAGGGATTATTTGTATCTTAATATACAAATAAATCTGCATCTACATGAAAACAGCACTAAATTTACAACGTTTTTATCAAGCCTGTAATCCTAGTAAAACCCTGGTAATGGGTGATGCAACGGATCGGCAATACTACATAGACTTTTCTGATGTGCGTGGTTGCAAAATTGTAGAAGAACTGCAACGCACAATTGTCCGTATTTCTCCAGAGGACCCGACTTGTCAGTTATTTACAGGTCATATTGGCTGTGGTAAATCAACGGAATTACAACGCTTAAAGACAGAACTAGAGCTGGCTGGATTTCATGTCGTTTATTTTGAGTCTAGTCAAGATTTAGACATGGCGGATATTGATGTCAGCGATATTTTGCTGAGTATAGCCCGTCAAGTCAGCACTAGTTTAGAAGCGATTAATATCAAAGAGAAATCAGGTTACTTTAGCAATCTGTTTAGAGAAATTGGAGATTTTTTACAGACTCCGATAGAGTTATCAGCAGAAGCAGAATTGTCTTTAGGTATCGCGAAAATTAGCGCCAAAACTAAAGACAGCCCGCAATTACGTAATCAGTTGCGGCAGTACTTAGAACCACGCACTAATAGTATTTTGCAAGCCATCAACGAAGAATTGCTAGACAAAGCTGTTCAACAGTTAAAGCAGCGTGGTCAAAAAGGGTTGGTGGTGATTGTCGATAACTTGGATCGAGTCGATATGCGTCCTTTAGCTTCGGGGCGATCGCTACCAGAATATCTTTTCATTGATCGAGGCGAACAGTTACGCCGCCTTAAGTGCCACGTAGTATATACTATCCCCCTGGCATTAATTTTTTCTAATGAGTATGAAACACTCAAAAACCGTCTTGGAGGCGGTATTGCTCCGAAAGTGTTACCAATGGTACTTGTGCGCCAAAGAGATGGTAGTGACTACGAAGGAGGAATATCTCTGTTACGGCAACTAGTACTGATAAGAGCTTTTCCTGAAGTTCCCTGGAATACAAGGCTAAGTTTAATCACAGAGTTATTTGATCACCCCCAAACTTTAGATCGTCTATGTCGGATTAGTGGTGGACATATTCGTAACTTATTGGGGCTGTTGTACAGTTGTCTGCAACGGCAAGATCCACCCTTTTCTCACAGTTGTTTAGAAGCAGTAATCAAAGACTATCGTGATGACCTGCTATTAGCAATTGATGAACATGTCTGGGAATTGCTATTAGAAGTAGTTAGTCAACAGAGTGTCAAAGGCGAGTCTGATTACCAGATATTACTACGGAGTATGTTTGTCTTTGAATACCGTGATACTACAGGACGTTGGTTTGGTATTAGTCCAGCGTTAGCAGAAACAGAAAAAATTCTCGCTTGGCAGCAAAGCAAGTTGATTCACAACTCATAACTATATTATCGAAGAAAGGCAGAGGGCAGAAGGTTTAAGGAGAAATTTATCCCAAACATTTTAGTCCGCATTCTGTCGGCAAAGTTGCAAGAAAGCGAATTTATCCGTGGGACGGTACTCAATGTGGCGATAGTCTTCGCCACCCGTACCTCGTTAATCCAAAATCCAAAATCCAAAATTGAAAATAGGATGACACAGTGGAAATTCACAGCTGCTGAGAACGCCAGCGAAAATCAGCGTTCTTTGCAAAGGTTGATCCGAGCGATCGCACTCTCTAAGGGTCAATTTGCTCTTATTTTAGTGCGATGTAATTACAGGCAACTATGCGAACAAATGCTAGAGAACCTTCGTTCTTTAACTAAAGATATTTACTTACGAGAAATTTTTCTTTCGACCTCAGTTACTGTTCTGCACACCACTATTGTTTCAGAACTCTTTTTAGATAATCCTGCTGTGATTACAGATTGTTTGCCATCTGCTGTGATGGTTTTCGGTCTAGAGACAGTCGGCGCTTTGGAAGACCTTTTAATTGGTATCAACCAAGCACGAGATATCTATGCTGATAGTTTTCCCTTTCCTTTAATTTTGTGGCTCAAAGACGAAGTAGCAACATTGCTGTCGAAATTAGCACCTGATTTTAGGAGTTGGGCAGCAACTACGATCAAATTTGAAATGGCAAAAGAAGATTTGATTGCTCTGATTAAGCAGCAAACAGAATCTTTATTTGCCAATATATTAGCAGCAGGAGCAGAACAGTTTTTATCTAATGCCGCCCTCGATTTAGATCCTAAATCTCAGCAACGCCACGAAATAGAGTCAGCACGTCATGACCTGCAAACGCGTTATGGTGTCAAATTAGAAGCAGAATTAGAAGCAAGTCTCGAATTTGTTTTGGGGCGCGATCGCTATGCCAATGATGAAATTGAAGAAGCCTTAGATTATTTTCAACATAGTTTAGATCTGTGGGAGCTTTCTTTAGATAAGGAGATGGGAAGAACCGGAGGTGGGGGTATCTCCTTACCACCTCATCTTCTTCGACAGGCTGTAGTCCTCTTCCACCAAGGACTGTGCTATCGCCGAATGGCGGAATTACGTCCTGCACTCAACAGAAGGTATTGGCAAGACGCACTCTTTTGGTTTAGGCAATGTCTGGAAGTCTTGGAAAAAGCAGAAAGACAAGATTTAGTAGCCAAATTCATTTTGCCAGCTTGCGAAATTTTGCAACGTTTACAAGCTTGGAAAGATTTGAAACAATTGGCTCTCAGGTCTTTAGAATTGCATCGAGTTTATGGTGATGAAGCCCAAGTCGCTCAAGACTATGGCTTTTTAGCTGCTGTGGCTGCTTCTGAATCGAATTGGACAGCTGCCCATGAATTAGCCAATTCTGCGCTTTCTATTGCCGAGGAAGCGCCAGAAGTTTCACGACAACAGGAAAGTTCTTACTTGTTGTTATTGGGACGCACACAGCGACAAATGGGTGAGTGGGAAGAAGCAGTCAATAACCTAGAGTGGGCGAAGGTTGTTTGTGAACCCCAGTATGAGCCATCACTGTACTTGGAGATTGTAGATGAGTTGCGATCGCTATATTTTTTTGAACGCCATGACTATTTAGAAGCATTTAATCTCAAACAAGAAAAAATTCAAATTGAGCATCAGTACGGCTTTCGTGCCTTTATTGGCGCTAGCCAACTACAGCCACAACGTTACAGAATTAATTCAGCTTTACAATCACAAACAAGCACAACCTTTCCAGAGGAAATTGCCCTGGAAATTGCTGCTTCTGGAAGGCAGCAAGATATCAATCGTCTGATTGAAAGAATCACTCGTGCAGACTGTAAACTCACAGTTATTCATGGGCCTAGTGGCGTTGGTAAAAGTTCAATTCTTAAAGCTGGCTTAGTACCAGCTTTAAAACAAACAATCATCGGAGAACGCAATCCTTTACCGATTGTATTATCTGTTTATACAGATTGGCAAACAACTCTAGGACATAGTTTAAACCAGGCGCTTGCCCAAACCAAAATTACTAGTAGTAGTGAATTTTCAAATAATATTATTCTTGAAAAATTACGGTTTTTAACTGATCATAGTTATACTATTATTCTAATTTTAGATCAATTTGAAGAATTCTTTTTTGTTAATAAAAATACATTAACAAGAATAGAGTTTTATCAGTTTTTTACTGAATGTTTAAATATTGCATTTGTCAAGATAATCTTATCATTAAGAGAAGATTATTTACATTATTTATTAGAATTAGAACGCCTGTGCAATCAGAATAATGAGTTGGGTTGTAATTTGGGTGTAATCAACAAAAACATTCTTGATAAAGATATTCGCTACTACTTAGGAAATTTTTCTAAAAAAGATGCGATCAGCGTTATTAAAAGTTTAAATCAACGTTCTTATTATGGATTAGATCATGAGCTAATCAACCAAATAGTCTATGATTTAGCAGGAGAATTTGAAGAAGTACATCCGATTGAATTACAAATAGTCTGCGCCCAACTCCAAACAGAAAATATCAATACAACTGAAGAATACAAGCGTTGTGGTGGCTCTAAGAAACTAGTACAACGTTGGCTAGAAGAAGTCATCAAAGATTGTGGCCGGGAGAACGAACAATTAAGTTGGCAATTATTGTTTGAGTTGACTGATGAAAAAGGTACACGGCCGATTAAAACCAAAGTTGAGTTAGTAGCTGCATTGAGTAAAGAAAGAGGTGGGCAGAGAACTTCTCCCTATCAGCCCATTAGCCCAGTTCGAAATTTCCACCACCCCGTACCCAATATAGAAATGATTTTAGATATATTGGTTGGTAATGGATTAGTATTGCAAGTAAAAGAAGAATCGGGCGATCGCTATCAGTTGGTTCACGATTATTTAGTAGAGCCAATTCGTCAAAAAAATAAATATGGAATGGTCGCAGAACTTGCCAAAGTCAGATTTGAAAAAACCAGAGCAGAAGTAGCCCAAAAACTCAGTCAAGAACAACTGAATTTAGTTTTACAAAAACGACTGCGAGAGGCACGTATAGCAGGTGTGGCCTTAGCAATGATGGCAACAACAATTGCCGGGTTATGGTGGCAAGCTGACTTACAAAAAAGAGCAGCAATTCGCGAAACTAGGCGGGCAGAACGTAGTGAGACTAATTTGAAAATTAGTGCGATCACTGCCTCCTCAGAAGCTTTATTTGCTTCTAATAAAGAATTTGATGCTCTTTTGGAAAGTTTACGGGCATGGCGCAGACTCAAGCAAGCAAATGGTGTAGAACCAGATACCCGGATGCGGGTAGTAACAGCTTTACAGCAGGCAGTCTATGGAGTCACCGAGGTCAATCGGCTAGAGGGACATAATGATATTGTTTGGGGGATTGCATTCAGCCCTGATGGCAAATTGCTGGCATCAGGTAGCCGCGATCGCACTGTGAAATTGTGGCGACCTGACGGCGTATTACTCCAAACATTAGAAGCTAATAGCGATGCGATTACTGGTCTAAGTTTCAGTTCTGATGGTAAAACTTTAGCCTCAACCAGTCGCGACAAAACAGTCAATCTTTGGCATCTTAACCCAACAACAGGAAAATTTGCTCCACAACCAGAAAAAATCCTCCAAGGACATACAGATTGGGTTTTCAGCGTTGCTTTTAGCCCAGATGGAAAATTATTAGCTACAAGCAGTAAGGATAGAACTGTTAAGCTATGGCGTCGGGATGGAAAATTAATCAAAACGCTGCGAGGACATCAAGGTTGGGTTAACTGGGTAAGCTTCAGTCCTGATGGTCAGTTTCTTGCCTCAGCTAGTGACGACAAAACAATCAAAATCTGGCGACGAGACGGTAAATTAGTGAAAACTTTGTTAGCAAATGAAGAAGGAGTAACTGCCCTAGCTTTCAGTCCTAACGCTCAATTACTAGCGACAGCAGGTCGAGACAAAACAGTAAAACTTTGGCGTTTGGACAAAAGTGGTAAATATGGCTATGGTTTTCATCTTTACAAAACTTTGCAACAACACAATACTATCGTTTGGAATCTCAGTTTTAGCTCTGATAGTCAACAGCTAGCCTCTGCTGGTGATGACAACACTGTATACCTTTGGAAAATCAACGAAAAAGGTGAATTTGAGAATCAACCTTACAAAACCTTTAAAGGACACAGTGATGCTGTTGTGAGTGTGGCTTTCAGCCCGGATCATCAGCTCCTAGCATCTGCAAGTTATGACAAAACAGTGAGATTGTGGAGTTTAAACGCACCTACATTGCCAGTCCTTCAAGGTCATACAGACCGAGTTTTGAGTGTGGCTTGGAGTCGCAATGGCAAACTGTTAGCCTCTGGTAGCAAAGATTACACTGTAAATCTCTGGCGACGTGACCGTAATAGCGGTACAACTCGCTTATATAAAACTCTGGCTGCACATACTGACAGAGTTCCTAGTGTCAGTTTTGACCCAAAAAATCAAATGCTAGCTTCCGGGAGTTATGATAAAACCGTGAAACTTTGGGGTCTAGATGGTCATCTACTCAAAACCCTATATGGACATAGCGATAGTGTCATGAGTGTTAGCTTTAGTCCAGACGGGGAGTTGTTAGCATCGGGTAGTAAAGACCAGACAGTGAAGCTTTGGAACCGTGATGGTCGCTTGGTTAAAACCCTAGTAGGACATCACGGTTGGGTCAATAGCGTCAATTTTAGTCCTGATAGCCAGATTCTCGCTTCAGCTAGTGATGATCAAACAGTGAAGCTTTGGGCAAAAGATGGTACTTTGTTGAAAACCTTCTCACCTCATGACAGCTGGGTTTTAGGTGTAAGTTTTAGTCCTACTGATCATTTGCTGGCTTCTGCTAGCTGGGATAACACTGTCAGGCTATGGCGTTCTGACGGCAGATTATTAAAAACATTGTTAAAGGGCTATAGCGATAGTGTTAACTCTGTAACTTTTAGTCCAAATGGTGAAATTCTTGCTGCTGCTGGTTGGGACAGCACAGTGAAACTTTGGAGTCATGATGGCAAATTGATTAAAACTCTCAATGGACATCATGCTCCGGTATTAAGTGTTAGTTTTAGTCCCGATAGTCAAACATTGGCATCTGCTGGTGATGACAACACCATAATTTTGTGGAATTTGGACATGAATAACCTACTATCACGTGGTTGTAACTGGGTAAATAATTATCTTCGATACAATCGTAATGTAGATCAGCGCGATCGCTCCCTCTGTTATGGTGTCAAAAGTTAGTAGTTAGTAGTTAGTAGTTAATAGTTAGTAGTTAGTGGGTAGAGACGCGAGGAACATCGCGTCTGTACATTAGTAGTTAGTAGTTAGTTGTTGGTTATTGGTTGTTGGTTGTTAGTGGTTAGTGGTTAGTTGTTTTCCACTCCCCATCACCCTATTGCCCCTAATCCCCACTCCCTTGGGGGAGTGGGGACCGGTCAGTTCCCCACCTCCCTATCACCTCACACCCCTCCACTTCCCCACTTCTCTTGAGGATCAGTCTCTTGCGGCAAATTTGCTAAAAATTCTTGTAGTCTCATCCGTTCTATGTAAGGCCAGCCACCCTCTGACTCAATATCTTTAAGTAGTGAGTAAAGAGCTTGACGGTTATTAGGCAAATTCTCCTGAAAAGCTCCATCTCGAATTTCTCGGTGTAATTGTTCTAACTGTCTTAATAAAGCCAAAAGCGCGAGCGTATCTCCTTGACAAAAGGCTACTGCATCATGTACCACCCTGACAATGTCTTGGAGCTTGTAAGATAATTTCTCTGACTCAAAAATTTTGCCTTGATTCATGCCAACTTCTGTCAATGAGACCAACTCAAATTTACCGAAGATTTCCCACTTTCATTGTTCGCTAAAAGACTTGTTTACGGAAAACAAAGGAAATTAACCTTTAGATACTTCATCTTCATTTGTGCCTGGGAAAAGGAAAAGGTGAAAGGGTAAAGGATGTTGCTTCCATCCCTTGCGCTTTTTTCTTTCGCTTTTAACTAAAAAGTATTGCATAGTAAATGTGAGATCGCTTTGATTTTGAGTTAAAAAAAATCGTATGATCTGGCTGATCTCCCCATAAAAATATGGGCTGTATGTAGTGGCGGCAAATATATCACAAAACGACAAAAGCGACACTACGAAAGTAAAAATACTGGCACACTCACGGACACTGGGTGATGACCCTAAAAGTTGTAGCAACAATATTTACAGTAGCTCTCAACTTGAGAAAACCGTCCGGAGGTTGGATACAGTATCTTCTTTCGAGTAATCTGCTCAAGTTAATGTGTATCGAGGCGTACTCATCCATAAACACGCCCTAGCTTTAATAAATGCCGCCAACAATAAAACTGCTGGCTTTTACTTGCCTTTAAGATGCTTTCCTCGTTGAATGCCTCTTGGCGAGTCTGGTGTTTCAACTTCAGGCTCTAAAAGCAGAACTTTGAGTAAGTTGCAGTTTTACAACTTAAGATATCAATTTTTGACATTGAGGTTGACCATGAGGTTTCGCGCTGTAATTGTTGCACTCTTGGCTTTGTGCTTGGGGTTACTAACTGCTTGTAGTGAGGGTCCTACTGCTGGTAGTACAGACTTACTCACCTACGATCAAATTAAAGGTACTGGTCTAGCTAACAAATGTCCCCAACTCACAGAAACAAGTCGTGGTTCTATTCCCATTGATGCTAGCCAATCCTACGTCATAAAAGAACTTTGCTTAGAACCAACTAATTTCTTTGTAAGAGAAGAACCTGCTAATAAGCGCCAAAAAGCAGAATTTGTTGCTGGCAAATTAGTCACTCGTAAGACATATTCACTAGATCAAATCGAGGGCGACCTAAAAATCAATTCAGATGGTAGCCTTACCTTTGTGGAAAAAGATGGCTTTGATTTCCAAGCTACCACCGTGCAATTGCCTGGAGGTGAACGAGTGCCTTTCTTATTTACCATCAAAGGTTTGGTTGCTCAGTCACAACCTGGTATGACTAGCATCAATACCTCAACAGATTTTGAAGGTACTTTTAGAGTTCCTTCTTATCGTGGTGCTACCTTCTTAGATCCCAAAGGTCGCGGTGTTGCCAGTGGTTATGATGCTGCTGTGGCTCTCCCTGCTCAATCTGATGATGAAGAACTTCTGCGCGCTAACGTCAAGCGTGCTGATGTGATGAATGGTAAAATTTCGCTCTCCGTAGCCAAAGTAGATAGTGCTACTGGTGAAATTGCGGGTACATTTGAGAGCGAACAACCCTCTGACACTGATTTAGGTGCTGGTGAGCCTAAAGAAGTCAAAGTTCGTGGTATCTTCTACGCTCGGTTAGAAAAAGCTCGTGGTTAAACGATTGTGAGTACAAAACTTGACTGCGACTCAAGATAGCTATTGTTATCGTCTTCTGTGGCGATCACAATAGCTAATCCTCCGATCACCCTTGTAGACACTCGTCACAAGGGTGATTCTTTTTGATGTTCCTTCTATCCCTTACCCTTTCAACGAAAAGTATTTGAATACACATTTAGTTATGAGGGCGCACGGCTGTACGCCCCAACCCTATATTCAATTCATACAAGAACAGCTTTAAGTATTATTTCTGACACAAATTTTCTTTATCTCATTGCTATCTCTTGAGTTTCGGTTTTTATCTATACGCTGAAATTCTCTTAATTTACTTAAATTAAGTACAATCTCGGTTTTAAATAAAGTAAAAAATTTTATATGTTTTGTATGTGTTTTCAAAAACTGTAACTCATACCAAAGTTTACTAATTGATTACTCTTTTCGCTGATTTAAATCA
Above is a genomic segment from Fischerella sp. JS2 containing:
- a CDS encoding ATP-binding protein, whose amino-acid sequence is MKTALNLQRFYQACNPSKTLVMGDATDRQYYIDFSDVRGCKIVEELQRTIVRISPEDPTCQLFTGHIGCGKSTELQRLKTELELAGFHVVYFESSQDLDMADIDVSDILLSIARQVSTSLEAINIKEKSGYFSNLFREIGDFLQTPIELSAEAELSLGIAKISAKTKDSPQLRNQLRQYLEPRTNSILQAINEELLDKAVQQLKQRGQKGLVVIVDNLDRVDMRPLASGRSLPEYLFIDRGEQLRRLKCHVVYTIPLALIFSNEYETLKNRLGGGIAPKVLPMVLVRQRDGSDYEGGISLLRQLVLIRAFPEVPWNTRLSLITELFDHPQTLDRLCRISGGHIRNLLGLLYSCLQRQDPPFSHSCLEAVIKDYRDDLLLAIDEHVWELLLEVVSQQSVKGESDYQILLRSMFVFEYRDTTGRWFGISPALAETEKILAWQQSKLIHNS
- a CDS encoding photosystem II manganese-stabilizing polypeptide, which codes for MRFRAVIVALLALCLGLLTACSEGPTAGSTDLLTYDQIKGTGLANKCPQLTETSRGSIPIDASQSYVIKELCLEPTNFFVREEPANKRQKAEFVAGKLVTRKTYSLDQIEGDLKINSDGSLTFVEKDGFDFQATTVQLPGGERVPFLFTIKGLVAQSQPGMTSINTSTDFEGTFRVPSYRGATFLDPKGRGVASGYDAAVALPAQSDDEELLRANVKRADVMNGKISLSVAKVDSATGEIAGTFESEQPSDTDLGAGEPKEVKVRGIFYARLEKARG